A stretch of DNA from Nocardioides sp. Arc9.136:
TCGCTGGAGCGCGTGTCGATCGCGTGCATGCCCGAGCGGGTGTCCTCCAGCGCGGCCAGCTCCTGGCTGAGCCGGTCGACCTGCTGCAGGCCGTGGACCGCCACGCCGGTGATGACGACGGAGGTGGTGACGCCGATGCCGGCGATCGCGGCGAGGCGCCGCCCCACCGACCAGGTGATGAGGGTCTTCATGATGGCTCCGGGGTCCGGGTCAGGCCGCGACGGCGCGGTCGACGTCGAGGGCGAGCAGCAGCTGGTCCTCGAGCTTGTAGGCGCCGAGGATGAGGTCGCGGGCCACGCCCGCGAGGGTGTCCGGCGGCGGCTCGAACTGGTCGGCCTCCACGTCGACGACCGAGCCGATGCTGTCGACCAGCAGGGCCACGGGCTCGCCGGAGACCCGGATGACGACGAGCATCGGCTCCTGGTCGCTGGAGTACGCCGCCAGGCCGAGCTGCTCGCGCAGGTCGACCGCCGAGAGCACCTGGCCGCGCAGGTTGATCAGCCCGGCCACGCTGGTCGGTGCCAGCGGGATCCGCGTCCGCGGCTGCCCGCGCAGCACTTCCTGCACGGCGTCCACGTCGACGCCGTACACGCGGTCGTCGAGGGTGAAGGTCACCAGTCGGGTGCTCACAGCGCCTCCGCGAGCTCGGGCGCCGCCTCGAGGGGCGCGTGGTCGTAGAAGCCGGGGTCGGCGGCGAGGATCGCGGCGCGCACGTCGAGCAGCTCCACGATCCGGTCGCGCACCAGGGCCGACCCGAGGAGGCCGTGGTCGTCGATGTCGCTGCGGACCTGGGCGTCCTCGTCGACGATGTCGATGATCTCCTCCACGACGATCGCCACGCTGCGCTCGCCGGCGGAGTACACGACGACCGTCAGCTCGTCGTTCTCCTGGCCCCCGAAGGCCCCGAGGTGCCGGTCGAGCCGGAGCAGCGGGAGGATCGCGCCGCGGTACTGCACGACCTCGCGGCTGCCCACCTGCTCCACCGTGGAGGCCGGGATGCTCTCGAGCCGGGTCACCGAGGAGAGCGGGATCGCGACCCGGCGCTCGCCCCCGATGCCCACGACGAGCATCCGGAGGTGGTCGCTCGCGGCGACGGCCTCGACGGCCGTGGCCTGCCCGGTCGCGCGCTCCAGCGCCTCGGCGGACAGCACCCGCCGGGCCAGCGCCTGCACGTCGAGGATGAGCGCGACGCGGCCGTCGCCGAGGATCGTGGCGCCGGAGTACGTCCCGAGCTCCTTGATCCGCGAGGTGAGCGGCTTGACGACGATCTCCTCGGTGCTGAGCACCCGGTCGATGACCAGGCCGAACCGCTTGCCCTCGGCCTGCAGGACCGCGATCAGCACGTGGCCGTCGGAGCGGTCGGACTCGACACCGAGCACGTCGGCGAGCCGCACGAGCGGCAGCAGCGCGCCCCGCAGGCGGTAGACGCTGGCGCCGTTGACGTCCTCGACCTCGCTGGCGGCCCGGTCCGCGTCGAGCGCGACCAGCTCCAGCAGGCTGACCTGCGGGATGGCGTACCGGTCGCCGGCGCACTCGACGGTGAGGGCGGGGACGATCGCGAGGGTCAGCGGGATGCGGAGCCGGCAGGTGGTGCCGCGGCCGAGCGCGGACTCCACCTCGATGGTGCCGCCCATGGCCTCGATGTTGGTCTTCACCACGTCCATGCCGACGCCGCGGCCGGAGACGTTGGTGACCGCCGCGGCGGTCGAGAAGCCCGGCGTGAAGATCAGCTGCAGCACGTCGGCGTGGGTCATCGCCTCGAGCTGCGCGGGTGTGCGCAGGCCCCGCTCGACGGCCTTGGCCGACACCCGGGCCGGGTCGATGCCGGCACCGTCGTCGCACACCTCGACGACGACCTGGCCGCCCTCGTGGTAGGCCCGCAGGGTCAGCACGCCCTGCGCCGGCTTGCCCGCGGCGAGGCGGTCGGCGGCGCTCTCGAGGCCGTGGTCGACGGCGTTGCGGACCAGGTGGGTCAGCGGGTCCTTGACCGACTCCAGCAGCGACCGGTCCAGCTCGGTCTCGCGACCCTCCATGACCAGCTCGACGGACTTGTCGAGCGCGGAGCCCAGGTCGCGGACGACGCGGGGCAGCTTCGACCACAGGTGGTCGATCGGCTGCATGCGCGTCTTCATCACGCCCTCCTGCAGCTCGCTGGCGATCAGGTTCAGCCGCTGCGCGGCACCGGCCAGCTCCTGGTCGGCGCTCTGGGCGCCCGCCTGCCGCACGATCTGGTTCCGGGTCAGCACCAGCTCCCCGACGAGCCGCATGAGCGTGTCGAGGAGGTCGACGTCGACGCGGATCGAGGCGTCCGCCACGTTCCGGCGCGCCGGCTCGGCAGCCGTCGCGTCGGCGGTGTCCTCGGCCGCCTGCCGGACGACCGGCAGCGGCTCGGGGGCCGGCTCGGGCTCGCGGGCCGGCTCGGGCTCGGGCCCGGTCTGCGGCTCGGCGAGGAGCTCGGCCACGAGCGGCTCCAGCTCGAGCACGGGGGCCGGCTCGGCGACCGCGTCCATGGGAGCCTGGCCGCCGTCGAGCACCGCGGAGATCCGCGCGACGACCGGCTCGACGTCGACCTCGCCCTCGCCGCCGGTGGCCTCGATGGAGGTCAGCAGCTCGCGGACGACGTCGACCATCGCCAGCAGCGTGTCGGTCGTCGTGGGCGTCATCGACATCTTGCCGTCGCGCAGCCTCGCGAGCAGGTTCTCCCCGACGTGGGTGACCGCCTCGAGCCGCCCGAACGCCAGGAACCCGCTGGTCCCCTTGATCGTGTGGATCGTGCGGAAGATGCTCGCCAAGAGGTCCCGGGAGCCGGGCTCCCGCTCGAGGGCGACCAGGTCGCGGTCCAGCTGGTCCAGGTTCTCGTGGCTCTCCACGAGGAACTCCTGGACGATCTCGTCCATCTCGTCCATGTGTGTCCTGCTGCCTTCCATCCATGTTCGGCAGCCCCCTCATCGGTCGGCACGGCGCCGACCTGAGCCGATCCGCCGGTGGGAGGGGATCTCGTCCTCGAGGACAGCGGTCCGGCACCTGAGGCGGACGCGCCACGGCGGCGGCCGCGGCAGCGTGGGGACCATGACGATCCTCCTGTCGGACCCGCGGGTCCGAGCCGTGCCGGTGGTCGAGTCCGGTGAGCCCCTGGTCCGCCTCGGCGCGGACCTCTCCCCCGTCGGCGCGCGGGTCCGCCGCGGCCTCGCGGAGCGGCTCGTGCGCGCCGACGCGGCACTGCCCGACGGCCTCCGGCTGCGGGTGCTCGAGGGGCACCGCAGCGCGGTCGACCAGCAGGCGATCATCACGGCGTACGCCGCGCAGCTGCGGGTCCTGCACCCGGAGGCGGCGGACGACCCGGCCGCGCTGGAGCGCCTCACCAGCCGGTTCGTCTCGCCCCTCGACGTGGCGCCGCACGTGGCCGGCGCCGCCGTCGACCTGACCCTCGTCGACGTCCGCACCGACCCCGCCGGCGTGGAGCTCGACCTCGGCACGCCGGTCGACGCGACCCCCGAGCAGAGCGGCGGCCGCTGCTTCACCGCCGCCACCGACATCCCGGCGGCCGCCCGCGGCCGCAGGCGCCTGCTCGCCGAGGTGCTCGGGGCCGAGGGCCTGGTCAACTACCCCACCGAGTGGTGGCACTGGAGCCACGGCGACCGGTACTGGGCGCTGGTGACCGGGGCCGCCCACGCGCTGCACGGCCCGGTCACCGAGGCGGTGGCGGCGTGAGCACGGCGTGCTCCCCCGCGCCGACGGCAGTGCCCGGGCCGGCACAGGTGCCCGTGCTCCAGGTCGACCTGGCGGCCGTCGCGGCCAACACCCGGCTGCTGGCCGACCGCGCGCAGGGCGGGCTGATGGCGGTCGTCAAGGCCGACGGCTTCGGCCACGGTGCGGTCGACGTCGCCCGCACCGCCCTGGCGCACGGCGCGACCTGGCTCGGCACCACCGGGCTCGGCGAGGCGTGGCCGCTGCGGGCGGCCGGGCTGCGCGCGCCCCTGCTGAGCTGGCTCAACCCCGTGGACGCCGACTGGGCCGCCGCGGCCGCCCACGACGTCGACGTGGCCGTCCCCGGCGCCGAGCACCTCGCCGCGGTCGCCGCCGCACCGGGCCGGTCGCGGGTCCACCTGCACGTCGACACCGGCATGGCCCGCGACGGTGCGGCGCCCGCCTCCTGGTCGGCGCTGTGCGCCGCGGCGCGCCGTGCCGAGCGGCGCGGCCAGGTCGAGGTCGTGGGGGTGATGGGCCACCTCGGCTGCGCCGAGGACCCCACCGACCCGTGCAACGGGCTCGCCCGGACCCGGTTCGCCTGGGCGCTGGAGACCGCCCGTGCCGCGGGGCTGCGGCCGGTCCACCGCCACCTCGCCGCCACCGCCGCGACCCTCACCGACCCCCGGACCCACCACACGATGAGCCGGGTCGGTGCCGGGCTCGTGGGCATCGACCCCTCGGGCACGACGCCGCTGCGCGGGGCCCTCACGCTGACGGCCCCCGTCGTCTCCGTGCGTCGGGTGCCGGCCGGGACGCCGGTCGGGTACGGCCACGCGCACCGCACCCAGCGCGCCACCCACCTCGGCCTGCTCGCGGTCGGGTACGCCGACCGGCTTCCCCGCGCCGCCTCGGGCCGCGCCGAGGCGCTCGTCGCCGGCCGCCGGCGCCCGCTGGTCGGCCGCGTCTCCATGGACCAGGTCGTCGTCGACCTAGGCGACCGCCCGGTCGACCTCGGCGAGCCGGTCACCCTGCTCGGTCCCGGCGACGCGGGCGAGCCGACCGCCCAGGAGTGGGCCGCCTGGGCCGGGACCATCCCGCACGAGGTCGTCACCGGCCTCGGCGCCGCCGCCCGTCTCCAGCGCCGCACCGCCGGCGCCACCCACCTCAGGAGCCTCCCGTGACCACCCTCACCAGCCCCCGGTCCACCCACGTCCCGACCCGCGTCCCGACCCGCGTGGCGGTCATCGGCGGCGGCCGCAGCTGCGAGCACGACGTGTCGCTGGCCTCGGCCGCGTCCGTCGCCGACGCGCTCGACCCGGCGGCGTACGACGTCGTGCGGCTCACCATCGCCCGGGACGGGTCCTGGCTCGACGAGCACGGCACCCCGCTCGACCTGGCCGGCGCCGTCGGGGTGCTGGCCGGCTGCGACGTGGTCTTCCCCGTCGTCCACGGCCCGCACGGCGAGGACGGCGAGCTCGCGGCGCTGTGCGAGCTCGCCGGCAGGCCCTACGTCGGCTCCGGCGTGGGCGCCGGCGCCGTCGCCATGGACAAGTGGGTGACCAAGCTGGTCGCGGGCGCGGTGGGCATCGCCACCGCCGCCGGACGGCTGGTCACCGCCGACACCGCCGCGACGCTCGCGTGGACCGGGCCGGTCGTGGTCAAGCCGGTGGCCGCCGGCTCCAGCCACGGCGTGACCCTGGTCCGGACGCCCGACCGGCTCGCGCCCGCGCTCGACGCGGCGCTGGCCCTCGACGGACGCGTGCTCGTCGAGGAGGTCGTCGACGGCCGCGAGGTCGACGTCGCGGTGCTGCGGCGGCCGGACGGGTCGCTGCTCGCCTCGCCCGCCCTGGAGATCGTGGTCGACGGGCTCTTCGACCACGACGCGAAGTACGGCGGCCACGCGGACCTCCTCGTGCCGGCGGACCTCGACGAGGTCGACGCCAAGGCGCTCGAGCAGGCCGCGGTGGCGACGTACGACGCGCTGGGCTGCGACGGCGTCGCCCGGGTCGACTTCTTCCTCACCGCCGACGGGCTGGTGCTCAACGAGGTCAACACCGTCCCGGGGATGACCGAGCACTCCCAGGTGCCGCGGATGTTCGCCGCCGCCGGCCTGCCGTACGCCGCCCTGCTCGACGAGCTCGTCCGCGGCGCGCTGGCGTGAGGGGGCGGGTCGACGGCATCGACCTGCTGCGCGGGGTGGCCGTCGGCCTCGTGCTGCTGCGGCACGCGGCCCCGGACCCCTTCCCGGGCGCGGGCGTGGTCGGCGTCGTGGTGTTCTTCGCCCTCTCGGGCCACCTGATCACCGGCCTGCTGGTCGACGAGGTGGCCCGCACGGGGCGGATCGACCTGCTCCGCTTCTACCGTCGTCGCGCGCGCCGGCTCGTCCCGCCGCTGCTGGTGCTGGTCGCCGGCGTCGTCGTGGTGACGCTCGCGCTGGACCCGATCGGCGACCGCGACCGGCTGGGCGACACCGTCCTGGTCGCGCTGACCTGGACCGCCGACCTCCCGCTGGGCGACCCGAGCGACGCGACGTTCCACCTGTGGACGCTGGCGCTGGAGGAGCAGTTCTACCTCGTGTGGCCGGCGCTCCTCCTGCTCGCCGTGCCCCGCGGCCGCACCCGCACGCTGCTGGTCGTCGCGACCGTCGGCTGCCTGCTCGCCTGCGCGGCGACCGTGGTGTGGCTGCGCAGCGACCCCGACCTCGCCTACGCGCTGCCGACCTCCTGGGCGGTGTGCTTCGTGGTGGGTGCGGCGTCCCGGATCGGTGCCGACCGGCTGCGGGTGCCGCGACCGGTCGTGCTGGCGGCCCTCGGCGCGCTGGCGGTCCTGGCCGTGGTTCCATTGCGCGGTCACGCGCTCACCTACCTGGCAGGAGGCCCGGCCATCGCGCTCCTCACGGCGGTCGTGCTGTCGTCCTGGCGCACCTGGACGACCGTGGGCTCCCCGCTCCTGCGTCCGCTGGTGTGGCTCGGGACGGTGTCGTACGCCGCGTACCTGTGGAACTACCCGCTGACGGTCTGGCTCCGCCCGCACACCGACCTCGCCGGCCCGCTGGCGGCCGTGCTGACCCTGGTGTGCGCCGCGCTGAGCTGGCGTTTCGTCGAGGCGCCCCTCCAGCGCCGCCGCGCGGCCGCGCCCGACCGGGCCCCGGTGGCCGCGTGAGCGAGGCGCCGACCTGGCAGCGGTGGGTGCCCGATGCCTCCGCCGGCGTCGCCACCCTTGCCCTGGGGATCATCGAGGTCCGGGGCAACCTCTTCCTCGACGACGGCGGCGCGGCGTACCTCATCGTGCTCGCCGTCGCCGTGGCGGTCGGGCTCTCGCGGGCGCTGCCGGCCGGGTCGCTCGCCGCGGCGTGGTTCGCCGGGGCCGTGCAGGTCACCAGCGGGACCGGCGCGATGCTCGTCGAGGTGCTGCTGGCGGTCGCCGCCTTCGGGTGCGCCCGCTGGGGCCGCCCGCTCACGGTGTGGCTCAGCGGCCTGTCGATGCCGCTCGGCGCGCTCATCGCGGTGCTCTGGCTCGACAGCGACCTCGTCTACCGCGCGCTGGACCTGGTCGGCGTCCGCCTGCTCGCCCAGACGGCGTACCGCGGCGGGGACTGGCGGGTCCCGGCCAGCCTGCTGATCCTGGCGCTGCTCGCCACCCCGTGGCTGGCCGGCCTCGCCCTGCGGTTCCTCGACCGGGCCCGCAGCTCCCGGGTCTCCCAGGTCGCCGCCGAGGCCGAGCGCGACCAGGCCGAGGAGATCGCGCGGCTGCGCGAGGGACAGGCGCAGCTCGCGCGCGACGTGCACGACGTGGTGGGGCACTCCCTCGCGGTGATCCTCGCCCAAGCCGAGTCGGCGCAGTACCTCCCCGACACGGACCCCGAGGCGCACGCCGAGGCGCTGCGCCGCACCATGGCCAACATCGCGACCTCGGCCCGCACGTCCCTCCAGGACGTCCGCCAGGTGCTCAGCGCCTCCGCCGGCACCGCTCCCGCGGCCGGCCAGCACGGCGACCTCGACGCCCTGGTCGAGGGCGTCCGGGCCAGCGGCCACGAGGTGGTCTCCTCCGAGGTCGGCACGCCGCGGCCGTTGCCGCCCGAGCTCGAGGTGGTGGCCTTCCGGGTGCTGCAGGAGATGCTCACCAACGCGATCCGCCACGGCCACCGGGGCGAGCCGGTCCTGGTCGAGCGCCACTGGGAGGGCGAGCTGCGGCTGGAGGTGCGCAACGTGGTCGGCGCCCCGCCCGCCGCCGACGAGACCCGCCCGCTCGCGGCCGTCGACCCCGCGGAGCTCGAGGCACAGGCGACGGCCGGCCACGGGCTGGAGGGCATGCGCCGCCGCCTCGAGGCGGTCGGCGGCCGGCTCGACGTGCGCCGCCGCGAGGAGCCGGGCGGCGCGACCTTCACCGCGACGGCCTGGGTCCCGCTGCGGTCCGTGCCCCGGGGAGCCGGCCGGTGAGCGGCTCGACCCCCGGCGAGATCGAGGTCCTCCTCGTCGACGACCAGGA
This window harbors:
- a CDS encoding acyltransferase, with the protein product MRGRVDGIDLLRGVAVGLVLLRHAAPDPFPGAGVVGVVVFFALSGHLITGLLVDEVARTGRIDLLRFYRRRARRLVPPLLVLVAGVVVVTLALDPIGDRDRLGDTVLVALTWTADLPLGDPSDATFHLWTLALEEQFYLVWPALLLLAVPRGRTRTLLVVATVGCLLACAATVVWLRSDPDLAYALPTSWAVCFVVGAASRIGADRLRVPRPVVLAALGALAVLAVVPLRGHALTYLAGGPAIALLTAVVLSSWRTWTTVGSPLLRPLVWLGTVSYAAYLWNYPLTVWLRPHTDLAGPLAAVLTLVCAALSWRFVEAPLQRRRAAAPDRAPVAA
- the alr gene encoding alanine racemase, whose protein sequence is MSTACSPAPTAVPGPAQVPVLQVDLAAVAANTRLLADRAQGGLMAVVKADGFGHGAVDVARTALAHGATWLGTTGLGEAWPLRAAGLRAPLLSWLNPVDADWAAAAAHDVDVAVPGAEHLAAVAAAPGRSRVHLHVDTGMARDGAAPASWSALCAAARRAERRGQVEVVGVMGHLGCAEDPTDPCNGLARTRFAWALETARAAGLRPVHRHLAATAATLTDPRTHHTMSRVGAGLVGIDPSGTTPLRGALTLTAPVVSVRRVPAGTPVGYGHAHRTQRATHLGLLAVGYADRLPRAASGRAEALVAGRRRPLVGRVSMDQVVVDLGDRPVDLGEPVTLLGPGDAGEPTAQEWAAWAGTIPHEVVTGLGAAARLQRRTAGATHLRSLP
- a CDS encoding sensor histidine kinase, whose amino-acid sequence is MSEAPTWQRWVPDASAGVATLALGIIEVRGNLFLDDGGAAYLIVLAVAVAVGLSRALPAGSLAAAWFAGAVQVTSGTGAMLVEVLLAVAAFGCARWGRPLTVWLSGLSMPLGALIAVLWLDSDLVYRALDLVGVRLLAQTAYRGGDWRVPASLLILALLATPWLAGLALRFLDRARSSRVSQVAAEAERDQAEEIARLREGQAQLARDVHDVVGHSLAVILAQAESAQYLPDTDPEAHAEALRRTMANIATSARTSLQDVRQVLSASAGTAPAAGQHGDLDALVEGVRASGHEVVSSEVGTPRPLPPELEVVAFRVLQEMLTNAIRHGHRGEPVLVERHWEGELRLEVRNVVGAPPAADETRPLAAVDPAELEAQATAGHGLEGMRRRLEAVGGRLDVRRREEPGGATFTATAWVPLRSVPRGAGR
- a CDS encoding M15 family metallopeptidase; amino-acid sequence: MTILLSDPRVRAVPVVESGEPLVRLGADLSPVGARVRRGLAERLVRADAALPDGLRLRVLEGHRSAVDQQAIITAYAAQLRVLHPEAADDPAALERLTSRFVSPLDVAPHVAGAAVDLTLVDVRTDPAGVELDLGTPVDATPEQSGGRCFTAATDIPAAARGRRRLLAEVLGAEGLVNYPTEWWHWSHGDRYWALVTGAAHALHGPVTEAVAA
- a CDS encoding chemotaxis protein CheW, which produces MSTRLVTFTLDDRVYGVDVDAVQEVLRGQPRTRIPLAPTSVAGLINLRGQVLSAVDLREQLGLAAYSSDQEPMLVVIRVSGEPVALLVDSIGSVVDVEADQFEPPPDTLAGVARDLILGAYKLEDQLLLALDVDRAVAA
- a CDS encoding chemotaxis protein CheA, encoding MDEMDEIVQEFLVESHENLDQLDRDLVALEREPGSRDLLASIFRTIHTIKGTSGFLAFGRLEAVTHVGENLLARLRDGKMSMTPTTTDTLLAMVDVVRELLTSIEATGGEGEVDVEPVVARISAVLDGGQAPMDAVAEPAPVLELEPLVAELLAEPQTGPEPEPAREPEPAPEPLPVVRQAAEDTADATAAEPARRNVADASIRVDVDLLDTLMRLVGELVLTRNQIVRQAGAQSADQELAGAAQRLNLIASELQEGVMKTRMQPIDHLWSKLPRVVRDLGSALDKSVELVMEGRETELDRSLLESVKDPLTHLVRNAVDHGLESAADRLAAGKPAQGVLTLRAYHEGGQVVVEVCDDGAGIDPARVSAKAVERGLRTPAQLEAMTHADVLQLIFTPGFSTAAAVTNVSGRGVGMDVVKTNIEAMGGTIEVESALGRGTTCRLRIPLTLAIVPALTVECAGDRYAIPQVSLLELVALDADRAASEVEDVNGASVYRLRGALLPLVRLADVLGVESDRSDGHVLIAVLQAEGKRFGLVIDRVLSTEEIVVKPLTSRIKELGTYSGATILGDGRVALILDVQALARRVLSAEALERATGQATAVEAVAASDHLRMLVVGIGGERRVAIPLSSVTRLESIPASTVEQVGSREVVQYRGAILPLLRLDRHLGAFGGQENDELTVVVYSAGERSVAIVVEEIIDIVDEDAQVRSDIDDHGLLGSALVRDRIVELLDVRAAILAADPGFYDHAPLEAAPELAEAL
- a CDS encoding D-alanine--D-alanine ligase; translated protein: MTTLTSPRSTHVPTRVPTRVAVIGGGRSCEHDVSLASAASVADALDPAAYDVVRLTIARDGSWLDEHGTPLDLAGAVGVLAGCDVVFPVVHGPHGEDGELAALCELAGRPYVGSGVGAGAVAMDKWVTKLVAGAVGIATAAGRLVTADTAATLAWTGPVVVKPVAAGSSHGVTLVRTPDRLAPALDAALALDGRVLVEEVVDGREVDVAVLRRPDGSLLASPALEIVVDGLFDHDAKYGGHADLLVPADLDEVDAKALEQAAVATYDALGCDGVARVDFFLTADGLVLNEVNTVPGMTEHSQVPRMFAAAGLPYAALLDELVRGALA